Within Metabacillus schmidteae, the genomic segment CAGGTCTTCGCCTTTATCCATATCATGAGTTTTTTCATATTCATTATGCGATCCTTCATGAAGGAGTAGACAATGAACAAGCGAAAGCCTCCTATGAAGAGGCGATTCGCCTTAATCCACACCATGAACAGTATCTTGGATGGTATGCAACTTTTTTACATGACATTGGTCAATCGAAAGAAGCTGAACAATTAGAGAAATTAGCGCTTCAGGAAGATCCGGAAAACGAACAAAATTTATTTCGTTTTGCGATAAAAGCCTATGAAAACAGGAAGTATCAAAAGGCACAGATGTTAATGGAGAAAGCAATTAGTCAGAACCCCAACAGCTATTGGATGCGTGAATATTATAAGGAAATTTATCCATCAAAAAACAAAATTGTCAGGGCAAAACTGCAGCTTGATCATGCACTTTTAAAAATATGGAAGTATCCTTCAGAGATATTAAGAAAACTTTTATTTGAAAAAATACCTATGGAATATTGTATGCTTTTCGTTCTTATCTTGGGATTCGTAGGGATGATGTCCCTTTTTGGGGTCTTTACGTTAATCGCAGCAACGGGTTATATTTTGCTGCTAATCATTAGCGTGATCATATCGAATTCAATGTTACATGCTGTTGGAATAACAGATGAAGAAGAAATAAAGATGAAAAGAAAAGTAAAATCCACTCAACTTGCTGCATTGAAGAAAATGCAGAAACAAGTGGCAAATAGTAAAAAAAATCCGAAAGAAAAGCAGGAAACTTCCATTCCGCGTGATGCACTGGAAGTACAGTTGGCAAAGGTTTGGGATTCAGACAGTATTGCGGCTTTTAAGGAACAAGCGTTAACACAAGATGATACAGAAGCAAGGAAACGAAGTTCACACACAAACAATCAACCAGTTCCGATCGACTGGCCAAAGGATCATTCCAATTGGCCGTTTTATGTAATTGGAATCGTGATGATTATTATGGCAGCCTTCCGATTTATCCCTTCTACAACTACAGAAACGGTGTCAAAGCCTACTGAAAAGGTTACCCTTGAGGATCTTGAAGAAAAACAGAGCGAATTAAAGGAACTTACTGAAGCGGTAGAAAATCAAGTAAGTATAACTTCGGATTTAGATCAATCTACTATTAACCAATTTCTCCAAGCAGTAAAAGAAGACAATTTGGAAGAGAGTTTGCCAGACCTCATTGCCGAAGATTATCGGCCAATTATTCAGCAAAACCTCACATCTCCTTTATTCAAAGAACTGGCAGAAGCAAGAGTAGTGATGGTTCATCAATCAATAGCGACTACTTATTTTTTAGTGAAAAACGAACAGGAAAATTCTAAAACTGTTGTTGAGGTACTGTTAGGGGAAATCACGCATATTTATGCAGAAAAATGGGATGAATCAGAAAAGGAAGAGTTTCATAGATTAGTTGAGGAGATTGAGAGTAATGGAAAGGCAGTAGTTGAATAGTTAGGAAGCAGTCTGAAGAGAGCATTAGTAAAATTGCTCTCTTCAGACTGTTGACAAACGCTCGCTTTCTTCGTTACTCACCTTATTGCGGTGCTCATTACCAACCTCGGTAACTCCGCTCCTCACAAGGCTTCGTGCCTCGAAAGGCAAGCGTTAGCAATCAGTCTGAGGGCTAGCAATTTTACTTTGTCTACAAGCTGAAGAGAGCATTAGTAAAATTGCTCTCTTTTCTTTAAATTTATGCACATAAATTAGGATAATTATGTTAAAATTTGGTAGGTTGTGTGCTGATGAAATTTTAGAAAAATAGATGGTGATGATATGTTTGCTAAAGAGAGAAGTTATTTCGATTATACACTTGTATTTTTCATTTTTCTCATTATGATATGTAGCTGTGTGGCGATTTCAAGTGCAGAAAAGTATGCTCAATATAGTGAAAATTTCATGATGAAACAATTAATCTGGTTTGTTCTGGGTGCAGTTATCGCTGCGTTTATCTTTCTTTTTGATAGTGAACAAATACAAAAGATCACTCCATACCTTTATGGATTAGGAGTTGTTTTACTGCTCGGAATCCTCATTGCACCAGAGTCAATTGCACCTGTTCGCAATGGAGCAAAGTCATGGTTTATCGTGCCAGGTATAGGCTCTATACAGCCCTCAGAATACATGAAAATATTTCTAATATTGATGCTTTCGAATATTATTCAAAAGCACGATGAACATTCCATGAATCATCATATTAAACAAGATTTATTCCTTCTTGTAAAAATTGCGGTTGTCGCTTTAATCCCCATATTTTTAGTATTGAAGCAAAATGATTTCGGCTCTTCACTCGTTATGCTCGTCATTACTTCAGGAATTGTTTTTGCTTCTGATATCAATTGGCGAATTATTGTGTCGTTTATAGGAATGGCTGTATGTGGTGTGGGATTACTTGTTGTTTTATTTATTTTCCATCCGGAATTTCTATTGAAATTCTTTGGAGAATATCAGTTAAACCGAATCTATTCCTGGCTTGATCCATTTGGAAACTCACAAGATATTGGATATCAATTAAAACAATCATTATTAGCGATTGGTTCTGGAATGTTAGGTGGAAAAGGATATCTAAATAGTGAGGTCTATATACCGGAAGCCCATTCAGATTTTATTTTTACAATCGTATCAGAGGAATTTGGCTTTTTAGGAGCTAGTGTTGTTGTTTCTCTTTATTTTCTCCTTGTTTATAGATTAATCGTAATAGCGATCTATTCAAGAGGAGATCTATTTAATACATTGATATGTATTGGAGTTGCAACGTTATTTACGTTTCATGTTTTCCAAAATATCGGGATGGTGTCAGGGCTCTTACCAATTACAGGTATCCCTTTACTTTTACTTAGTTACGGGGGAAGCTCTGTTATGTCATGCATGATTGCATTAGGATTAGTGTTAAACATTTCTTTGAAGAAAAAAGATTATTTGTTTTCAAATGATGATTAGCTTTTGGTATATAGGAGGAAGCTATGGATGTAGTCGAGTTTTTAAAAAATAAAAAGATACGAGCAAAAGAAATTCCTGCATGGGGTGTCTATTTACGAACAAGATGGGATGAAGAATTTGCTGCCCATCTTAGTGTTCAAGAAAAGAAATCTATATTCCTTTACGATGAAGATGGTTTTTCTGGTTATCTCTGGCATATTTTCAGTTATGAGAAAAAAGAGTGCTTAGAGAGTGAAAAAGCGGAGAGGGCTTTTGATGTAGAGCGTAAAAGGTTTTGCTACCTATTTTATCAACATTGCGATCATGCACTATTAATTGAAAATGCTTCAGCCCTAAAAGCAGCAGATTTAGTTGACGAAGAGGATGTATACATAGTTGACAAAGACTTTACTTGGACCTATGTTGTGACACATGAAAAGGGCTGGTATGGTCCTTATTTTGCAAGGTAAAATAGTGAATAGTGATTATTTAAGGAGTAAATAAATAGTTAATCGTTAGTAGCTTTATAATTAGAGAAACTATCAATTGTTATACCATATATTGGTTTAGTTTAAGACATAAATGGATATGTTGGCTTGTCAGCAATGTTAATGTCAATAAGTTATTATTGAAAGACATTTCTCAAATGATGGGAGGATGTCTTTTTATATTTTTATTTTAATAAGTTCGTATGTATTCCATCTTCAAGATATTTGGCGGAGTGGGTCAATGGGATAAATTTTTATTAAAATACTGTAAAGTCAAAATAAAGGGAAGTCTATGGACAGGGTTAACACCTTGTCCCATTTTTTGTTGTAACAGAGATTTTTTTCTTTTTTTATAACTTTTCCTTATCTCATTTCATTAAATAATAATAATACCCTTATATTGATTTAACAAAAATTGAAAGTGAGAAGAAGGAATTTTATTTAAGGGAAAATTACACTGGTGAATATTAAATAAGATTCTATTGTCTGTATGGATAAAAATGATTCATCCATTATCGTCCCCATGCACAATTTATCTCCTAATAATAAATGTTTATTATGAAATTATAAGAGATATGTGAGATACAAATTTTAATCAGAAAAGGTTAAATAGATAATGTGTATGATGTTAATTAATATGACATCAAATTTTCAGGTTATCAATTTTGAATTTACTCTCTAACATTATACTAGGAGTGGGATGATTTGGAAGAATTTTCAGATTTAGTAATTAAAACAAGTATGGAGAAAGAGAGTTCTATTGTTGTTGGTTTAGATCCTATCATTTCATACTTTCCTAAGAATCTTCAAGGAAACGGTAATATTTGCAAAGCTATTTATGATTTTAACAAATTAGTAATTGATGTTATCCATCCGTTTGTTGTCGCTATTAAACCGCAGCTAGCATACTACGAAGTTTATGGAAGTAAAGGAATTCTAGCACTAGAGAAAACAATCAAATATGCAAAATCAAAAGGATTAATCATTATTAATGACGCAAAGAGAGGTGATATTGGTTCAACTGCAGAGGCTTATTCTGAAGCATTTTTAGGTGAGTCCTCACTATCTAGTCATGCAGTAACAGTTAATCCGTTTTTAGGAAGTGATGGGATTGTTCCTTTTTTAAATAAATCAATTGAGTATTCAAAAGGTTTATTTATTCTATTAAAAACGTCCAATCCTTCTTCAGGAGAGCTTCAAGATCTAACCCTTTACAACGGTAACAAGTTTTATATGTATTTGGCGTCATTATTGAAGGGATTGAGTACAAGTCTAGGAAACTATGGATTTTCTAATTTAGGTGCTGTAGTAGGAGCAACATATCCTGAACAGTCAAAAAACCTAAGAGAATACCTGCCAAATACTTTATTTTTAGTTCCCGGCTACGGGGAACAAGGTGGGAAATTGACCGAATTAGAGCCCTTTTTTAATAATGATGGAAATGGCTCATTAATTAGTTCTTCCAGGTCAATATTATATTCATATATAAAAGAAGAACCTGAAGAGTGGGGGGATCTTAAAATGAGCCAATTAAAGGAAATAATTGAAGCAACATGTATCAAATTTAAAGAAGATATTAATCGAATACGTTAAAAAGAGGAGGGTGACTTGAAAAGGTATTCCAAAGATTTTTTAATTCTATTCTCCGGCCAAACCATATCAAATCTAGGTAACCAGATCTATCTGATTGCTCTACCTTGGTTAGTTTATGAATTAACACATTCAAGTTTTGATATGGGAACGATTTCGGCAATTATGGCTCTCCCTGATCTCTTATTTGCTCTGATTATTGGCACGATCATTGATAGGTATAATCGGAAACGAATTTTATGGATAGCAAGTTTTATTCAACTAATTATTGTATTAATTATTCCGATACTCTTTATAACCAATATGTTGGAAATATATCACATTTATATAACGGGTTTTCTTTACTCCTCCGCAACATTGATTTTTATTACTTGCTACAGAAGTTGTATTCCAGATTTAACTGATGAAGATAGCTTAGTCGAGGTTAACTCTCTAATTCAATTATCCTTAACTCTTATTAAAATGATAGGACCACTATTAGCAGGTATAATTATCGCTAATTTTGGAATTGTTGAAGGTTTTATGGTGGATGCTTTTACATATTTTCTACTAATTATTTGTATTTTTAATACAAAATTACCAAAAGAAAAGGTAAGGAAAAGAAACACTTTCTTTTTTGATGATTTAAAAAATGGTATTACATTCACATTAGGTTCCAAAATTCTAAGATATTTAATTTGGCTTGTATTAATCGTGAATATTGGTATGTCAATTGCACTATCTTTAATGGTTTTCCATTTAAGAGGAGATGGAAATCTATCAGCAAATCAAGTTGGTTATGTATATTCAATTTCTGGCATTTTTTCTCTAGGGTTTACCCTTTTTGCTCCTAAGATTGCAAGGAAAATGGGGAGTATGTCAGCAATTTCATTAGCATGTATGATCTCAGGTTTAGGGTTACTTTTTATTCCATTTACTCAGAATATTATTTTAAAGGGAATTACTTTAGGATTAATAACGGGTGGTGGCACTTTAGGAGCGATCTATATTAATAGTATGTTACAGAAACAAGTTCCCTCTGAATATCTTGGACGAGTGTTTGCAACGACACAGATGATTAGTAGAGTATCCGTACCTTTAGCACTAGTAGTAGGGGGATGGGGATCAGAAACAAGATTTGGGGTTAGTGGAATGTTTATCATTTCTAGTTTCATTGTGATTCTTTCTACCTTAGGTTTTTATTTAAAAATGAAATTGGTGAATGATTCAAAGAGAAAAGGGGAGATACAAGTATGATTAATAAAAAACCAATGCTAGATTATTTAATTAATATAAAAAAGGCTGGCAAGGATACTTACTTAATACGTGGACGTGAGACTTGGGTATTAAATGATGTAGCAGAAGAGGTCTGTATGTTATCTACTGGGAAAAATACAGTGGGGGAGATGAGTAAATTAATTAGCACGAAATTCAATGAAGAAGAGAATGTCGTTCAAGATGATATTAAAGAATTATTACTATATTTTGAACAAGAAAACATCATAAAATTCTAGATTCTAAGTTTGTAATGAAAGGAGGTGAAAAAATGAAAAAATATGCTAAGCCTCAGGTTAAAAAAGTAATGATACCTTCAGCAGCGGTAATTAAGCACTAATTTTTGAGAAAAACAATCAAGGAAGGGGGATTTCTAATGAAGAAATATATCAAACCACAAGCAGTGAAAGTTCAAGCACCAACAGCAGCAGTACTTAAGCATGCAATATTCTAATAGTGACAGAGTAATTAATACTTAGAGTATTTTAAATATATTCAGATATTTCTTATGAGAGGAGGTTTTAGAAAATGAAAAAGTATATCAAACCACAAGCAGTGAAAGTTCAAGCACCAACAGCAGCAGTACTTAAACATTAATAATTAAACTGCGCCATTTCAGTAGAGGGATAAGATTCTCCTTCTGGAATGGCGTAGAAAAAGGATGATAAACCCTTGCCGCTTAAACAGAAGATCGGAATAAGTTGTTGGATTCTTATTCTCGCTATTTCTTATTTTATAAAACATCCAAGCGTATTACTCGTTTTAGCTTTAGGGATACCTTTGGTTGTGATGGGGATCGGACCGTCTCTCTATAAAAAGATAAATCTCCCTCAACAGTATTGGTTTATACCTCTTTGTACATCGATGTCTCTTCCTATATTTTTTGCAGATATTGATACATTAATTGACTTTAGTATTAATCAAAGCTTTCTCAGTATAATGTTAACAGTATTTTCACCAATCATGCTTCTTATTACGAGGATAAAGGAATGCTATCAGTCTATCAAAATTTCAATGATTATTGAGTCGTGTTCTAATAAGGTGTTGTTCAAAAACTTAATACAATTCGTTTGGTTACTAGTTGCCGAGGAATTGTTATTTAGGTATCTTTATTTTCAATATGCCACTAATTCAAGTCATACAGCTTTTTATATTTTAATAAACTGTTTCATTTTTATCTACTATCATTATTTCAATCGGTTTTCATATCGATTTTACAAGCTCAAAGATTATATTTATCAGGGGTTGTTTGCTATAAACGTTGGTGTTTTATTTATGTACACTAATTCGTTTCTGCTCTGTGTAATTTGTCATCTCCTTTACAACTCAATCCAGTTCGTAACATTAATTTTAAGCTCTCAATCAATAAGAAGAGTATTCATACGGAGGGATAATAATGAAAATACCTACACTGGATAAATACGGTCTATCTTATGAAAAGGTGTTAGAAATCATTCATCCACATAAAGAAGATATCGTCTTTATTAGTGGTTCAATTGCAGAAGGATTTAGTAATGATGGATCAGACGTGGATATTTACATAATTACAAAGGTAGGTTATGAAGGTAAGGCCAATGCCCATGTAAAGGAATTTTCTTATGGTGTTGAATACACATTTCTTGGATATGAACGATTAATAAGTGCCTTTGTTATCAATGAAGAGATGTTATTTAAAATCATATATGATATAGAGCAGAAAATCAAAAACAATCAACTTGTAGAACTTAATAATAAATTAATAGAGTTATATCACCGATTATATCGAGGAATCTCTTTACAAAATGATCAAGAATACTTACACATTAAAAACAAGTTAGATTTTGAAGGGTTTAAGAAGGGTCTTTCTAAAAATAGATTAGTGTACAGTGAAAATAGACATGATGATGCTCTCGGGGCTCTCAATTCAAATGATCTTTTAACTGCTTTTATTAGTTCAAAAGTTAGTTTAGAGAAATCAGTTGATGGTTTGCTTTGTGCTCATGGTGAAACAAATCCAAGTGATAAGTGGCTATTTAAAAGGCTATTGTCTATTTATAGTATTGATTGTGATTGGGTGAAAGAATTCATTCTCCTTTATACAGGAGAGAATAAACTAGTAACGTTAGAAGAAAAAACGAAGGAAATGTTACGTCTCGCAAATTTAATTCGTATGAAAGGATATCAAATCATTAAGTGAAGATGATTGGAGGGAAATAATATGATATCCACAGTTGAAATTAAAAATGTAGTTAAGGGGAAATTGAAAACAATCTATGGTGAATTTTATCTTTATCGTTTTTTAATCTCAAATGATCTGGAAGATGGAGAAATATCTGAACATCTAGCTCTTGTAAAAGGGGAAGGGTTGGATAAGGAACCTATTTTATGTAGAATAAATTCAGCTTGTATTACGAGCGAAGCCTTTAATTGTCAAAGATGTGATTGTAAGTGGCAGTTAGATAAGGCGATGGATGTTATTTCAAAAAATGGAAAAGGGATTATCACTTACCATCCTTCCCATGAAGGAAGAGGGTTTGGATTAGGTTTGAAATTATTGTCTTATAATTTAATGGAAACAGGCATCGATTCTTCAACATCTTATTTAAATCTAGGATTAGGAACTGATGATAAGAGGGATTTCCGTGCAGCCGTCAGTATCTTAAATTACTTTAATATTAAACAAGTTAAAATGCTAGGAAATAATAAAAGGAAAAGCAATGTATTAGAAAGTGCAGGGATAAAAATAGTAGATAGATTTTCTCTCATATATGAAGGTAACAACAATGAAATAAAAGAGTATTTATTTAAAAAATCATCAGAACCTGATCAAGATTTATTAAGGGAGAAGTATAGAGTTTATGAAAAACTTTCATAAAGCTAAGAAAAGTGTAATAGTGACGGGGATAAGTGGTGGAATTGCACAGCCATTAATCATAAATTTGAAACAAGAGGGATATGACATCATTGGATTAGATATAAACGATTATGAAGGTGAAACAATTGATTTTCATAGAATTGATTTAAGTAATAAAGAATCTATTATTAAGGTATTAGAAGAGGTTAACTGTCTAAATAATGTTGAAGGTGTTATTCATTTAGGTGGAATTTATCCCAATAAAAAAATAGAGGAGTATGACAGTGATCTGTGGGAAAAAGTATTTTCAGTTAATGTAAGCTCTATATTCTATCTGATTCAGGGTCTCTTAGAGAAAGCTGAAAACTTAAAGTCTATCATATTAGTTTCTTCTACAGCCTCAGTAATTGGAAGTAAAGATCCTGCTTATACAGCTTCAAAAGCAGCATTAACTGGTCTGAGTAAAAGTTTAAGTCTATCTTTAGCTTATCGCAATATAAGGGTAAATACTGTGTTACCAGGAATCATCGATACGAAAATGTCGAAAACACAAAGTGAACAAAGAAGAAATTATCATATTTCCAATACATTATCAAAAAGAATTGGTCATCCAGAAGATGTTGCTAACATGATCAGTTTTTTACTTAGTCCAAAATCCTCTTATGTTTGGGGTGCTCAAATAGAAATAAACGGGGGAATGACATTATGAAAAGAGGATTATTAATTGCAGTCTGTGGCTTGGATGGGGCTGGAAAGACAACTCAAATAAATTTATTAAATAACTGGTTTGAAACGAATAAATTACCATGTGAAATAACAAAGCAACCAACTGATTATTATAGAAACGATAGAAGAGTACGTCGCTATCTTGATCATGGTGAGTGCCAAGATATGAAGGTGTTGGCCCTATTAGCTGCTGCTGATCGAAGATATCACTTATCTGCATATATTGAGCCAAGCATAAAAAGAGGAATGTCGATAATAACAGATAGGTACTTATATAGCTCATTAGCCTATTTTAAATTTAGAGGATTAGAGCACGAGTATGTTAAATACTTAAATGGAGATATTCGCGAACCTGATATAACGATTTTTTTAGACATAGACCCTGAGATTACTTTGTTAAGAGTTCGCAATCGAGATGGTCAGCATACTAAATATGAAGAAAAGGATCCTAGAATGTTTACGGAAATTAGAAATCATTTCAAAGAAGTCCTGCCTGCTACTACTCTTTTAATCGATGCTACGCTAGATAAACAAACAATTCATGAAAGGATCGTTTCAGAAGTGTCTAATAAGCAATCAGTACTTAATGGAGGTGTTTCTGTTGGAATTAAATAAATTCATGAAACGTATTGAAGAATCGGGTGCTCTAGAGACAGGTAGAAATTCTAGAGAATTATGTGATTTCATTAGTACTCATGTTGATTTGAATACTATTCGGCAGTGGTTATCCGATATTGTACATAAACATCCAGATGATAAGTTATCGAATTTAGCTTCCTTAATGGAGATACATCCACTAGGTTTTGAAAAGTATGTTCTATGGGATAGTTCTACTGGCCAAAGGGCAAGACTACATTATTGGCCACAAAATAAATGGCCATTTGAAAGTATCCACGATCATCGTTTTAATTTTTGTGCGATCGTGATAAAAGGCCATTACATACATGAAGAATATGATGTGAATGAAAGGAGAGACACGGATGAGGTTAAAATAACCCTTACAAGGAAGCAAATAGTTGATACAGGTCAATGCTATTACTTCCAAGCAGGTACTTTTCATAGAATTATTCCAAGTGATGAGGAAACAATTTCTTTAATAATCAGGAGCTCCCCTTTGTTACCATACTCCCGCGTAGTGAATCCAGAAACTCTCAAAATGAAGCGTGCCTATGGAGCCGTTAAGAAGTTTAAAGAAAAAATTAAAGTACTAGAATCAGTTATATGATAGTTTTCGATGAATGAAAAGACCTTCAAATTACTTTTGGAGGGTCTTTTTGTTATTAGTAACAAACACAAAGTATCATTTTATAAGTTTTACGTAACAAAAAATAACATAGCAATTTAGGTTAGTGAAAATATTATGTATAGTTAAAATGTAAATTTTGTAAAAAGTTATGAATATCTTGTACATACATAATATTAGGAAGGATGCACATACTCCTTCTGTTATTTAAATCGTATGATAATTCTTTCGTTAGGGAGTGATCTATGGATTCCTAGAATTTAGATAAATGTAATTGATCTTAACCGGCAGCTTCCACGTTTTAGTAAGGATTTAAAATATAGAAGATATCTTAAAACTTATATGTGGAGGGATGAAAATGGGGATTCCGTTAAAAAATATTTTAAATATTGGTGGTCTGAGAGAATGTAAGGTTGTATCTGGACATAAAGGACTAAACAATATTGTTACATATGTAACCGTAATGGAAGTGCCGGATATCGTTAAGTGGTTAAAGGGGAACGAGTTACTATTAACTAGCTTGTATCCGATAAAAGATAATGTTGAAGCTCAAATTCAACTTATTGAAAAACTAAAGGAAGCCGGCACAGCAGCTTTAGCCATAAAACCTAGTAGATTTGTTGAAAAAATACCTGAAGAGATGAAAAAAAAGGCTGATAAATATGGTATTACAATTATTGAGATTCCCGAAAAAATCAGCTATTTAGATATTTTATCTCCTGTTATGAATGCCATTTTTAATAAAAAAATCGTTTTGCAGGAGGATTTAGAACAAGCAACTATGTTATTAAATGAAATATCTCTAACTAGAAGTGGTTTTAATGAATTTATCGAGACACTGGCTTTTTTAACAAAGAGTAAAATATATTTGGAGAGCTTAGTTCCTTATATCAAAGTAAATGATACAACGGAAATGATGCCTCTTAGTGAGGAACAATTAAGTGAACTTTTAGCTATTCAAAGACCACTCAGAATGATCCGGTATTTGAATAAAAATCAAGCAGAATCCTGTATTGTCACACCGATAATCATTGATGGATATTTATTCGGAACAATTACAAGTTGGGATTACAATATTGAATTTATGGAAGTAGACTTAGCGATTCAAGAAAAAGCCTCAAGGCTGCTCTCGCTCGAATTTCTTAGACAAAAAGTGAAATATGAGATAGAACAACAATATAAAAGTGAATATTTAAGAGATTTGTTATTAAATGAAGACATAGATACAAGAGATCTTGAAGAAAGAGGAAGGCTGTATGGTTTAAAAGAGACTTTACCCTATTTTTTAATCATTATTAGGGATAAGAATACATTCAATAAAAATAACATATTTAGTGAAAGATTAACAAAAGTAGAAGCACTCCTAAAAGAAATAGATGCTGATATTATC encodes:
- a CDS encoding PucR family transcriptional regulator, which encodes MGIPLKNILNIGGLRECKVVSGHKGLNNIVTYVTVMEVPDIVKWLKGNELLLTSLYPIKDNVEAQIQLIEKLKEAGTAALAIKPSRFVEKIPEEMKKKADKYGITIIEIPEKISYLDILSPVMNAIFNKKIVLQEDLEQATMLLNEISLTRSGFNEFIETLAFLTKSKIYLESLVPYIKVNDTTEMMPLSEEQLSELLAIQRPLRMIRYLNKNQAESCIVTPIIIDGYLFGTITSWDYNIEFMEVDLAIQEKASRLLSLEFLRQKVKYEIEQQYKSEYLRDLLLNEDIDTRDLEERGRLYGLKETLPYFLIIIRDKNTFNKNNIFSERLTKVEALLKEIDADIIIGCLRKSLIIMVPYKNQKKNAKILDRIYLNSKKVIHQEVKLGVGSTYQGLSGLRKSYREAEKAVTIGPAIKKDQTIIYFEQLGVYRLISLIKEKKELNHFYEEAIGDLLKYDQESDLDLVYTIEQYFKCNESLKETADKLYIHVNTLKYRLQKIKSLTGLSLQKSEEKLMLHMGLKVFNYHYSSQ